A genomic window from Camelus ferus isolate YT-003-E chromosome 9, BCGSAC_Cfer_1.0, whole genome shotgun sequence includes:
- the IST1 gene encoding IST1 homolog isoform X3, which yields MEILELYCDLLLARFGLIQSMKELDSGLAESVSTLIWAAPRLQSEVAELKIVADQLCAKYSKEYGKLCRTNQIGTVNDRLMHKLSVEAPPKILVERYLIEIAKNYNVPYEPDSVVMAEAPPGVETDLIDVGFTDDVKKGGPGRGGGGGFTAPVGVPDGTLPMPMPMPMPSPSTPFSYPLPKGPSDFNGLPVGTYQAFPSIHPPQIPATPPSYESVDDINADKNISSAQIVGPGPKPEASAKPPSRPVDSYDNFVLPELPSVPDTLPTASAGANTSASEDIDFDDLSRRFEELKKKT from the exons ATGGAGATCCTGGAGCTGTACTGTGACCTGCTGCTGGCTCGGTTTGGCCTCATCCAGTCTATGAA aGAGTTAGATTCTGGTCTGGCTGAATCTGTGTCTACACTGATTTGGGCTGCTCCTCGACTCCAATCAGAAGTGGCTGAGTTGAAAATA GTTGCTGATCAACTCTGTGCCAAGTATAGCAAGGAATATGGCAAGTTATGTAGGACCAACCAGATTGGAACTGTGAATGACAGG TTGATGCACAAACTGAGTGTGGAAGCCCCACCCAAAATCCTTGTGGAGAGATACCTGATTGAAATTGCCAAGAACTACAATGTGCCCTATGAGCCTGACTCTGTGGTCATG GCAGAAGCTCCACCTGGAGTAGAGACAGATCTTATTGATGTTGGATTCACAGATGATGTGAAGAAAGGGGGCCctggaagaggaggtgggggcgggtTCACAGCACCAGTTGGTGTACCTGATGGAACACTGCCAATGCCCATGCCCATGCCCATGCCGTCTCCAAGTACTCCTTTCTCATACCCGCTTCCGAAGGGACCA TCGGATTTCAATGGATTGCCAGTGGGAACTTATCAGGCCTTTCCCAGTATTCATCCACCTCAGATACCAGCAACTCCCCCATCATATGAATCT GTTGATGACATTAATGCTGATAAGAATATCTCTTCTGCACAGATTGTTG GTCCGGGACCCAAGCCAGAGGCTTCTGCAAAGCCCCCTTCCAGACCCGTGGATAGCTATGACAACTTTGTACTCCCAGAGTTGCCCTCTGTGCCAGACACACTACCAACTGCATCTGCTGGTGCCAATACCTCAGCATCTGAGGACATTGACTTTGATGATCTTTCCCGGAGATTTGAagagctgaaaaagaaaacatag
- the IST1 gene encoding IST1 homolog isoform X1: MLGSGFKAERLRVNLRLVINRLKLLEKKKTELAQKARKEIADYLAAGKDERARIRVEHIIREDYLVEAMEILELYCDLLLARFGLIQSMKELDSGLAESVSTLIWAAPRLQSEVAELKIVADQLCAKYSKEYGKLCRTNQIGTVNDRLMHKLSVEAPPKILVERYLIEIAKNYNVPYEPDSVVMAEAPPGVETDLIDVGFTDDVKKGGPGRGGGGGFTAPVGVPDGTLPMPMPMPMPSPSTPFSYPLPKGPSDFNGLPVGTYQAFPSIHPPQIPATPPSYESVDDINADKNISSAQIVGPGPKPEASAKPPSRPVDSYDNFVLPELPSVPDTLPTASAGANTSASEDIDFDDLSRRFEELKKKT, encoded by the exons ATGCTGGGCTCTGGGTTTAAAGCCGAGCGTTTACGAGTCAATTTGAGATTAGTCATAAATCGTCTTAAactattggagaaaaaaaaaa CGGAACTGGcccagaaagcaaggaaagagaTTGCTGACTATCTGGCTGCTGGGAAAGATGAACGAGCTCGGATCCGAGTGGAGCACATTATCCGAGAAGACTACCTTGTGGAGGCCATGGAGATCCTGGAGCTGTACTGTGACCTGCTGCTGGCTCGGTTTGGCCTCATCCAGTCTATGAA aGAGTTAGATTCTGGTCTGGCTGAATCTGTGTCTACACTGATTTGGGCTGCTCCTCGACTCCAATCAGAAGTGGCTGAGTTGAAAATA GTTGCTGATCAACTCTGTGCCAAGTATAGCAAGGAATATGGCAAGTTATGTAGGACCAACCAGATTGGAACTGTGAATGACAGG TTGATGCACAAACTGAGTGTGGAAGCCCCACCCAAAATCCTTGTGGAGAGATACCTGATTGAAATTGCCAAGAACTACAATGTGCCCTATGAGCCTGACTCTGTGGTCATG GCAGAAGCTCCACCTGGAGTAGAGACAGATCTTATTGATGTTGGATTCACAGATGATGTGAAGAAAGGGGGCCctggaagaggaggtgggggcgggtTCACAGCACCAGTTGGTGTACCTGATGGAACACTGCCAATGCCCATGCCCATGCCCATGCCGTCTCCAAGTACTCCTTTCTCATACCCGCTTCCGAAGGGACCA TCGGATTTCAATGGATTGCCAGTGGGAACTTATCAGGCCTTTCCCAGTATTCATCCACCTCAGATACCAGCAACTCCCCCATCATATGAATCT GTTGATGACATTAATGCTGATAAGAATATCTCTTCTGCACAGATTGTTG GTCCGGGACCCAAGCCAGAGGCTTCTGCAAAGCCCCCTTCCAGACCCGTGGATAGCTATGACAACTTTGTACTCCCAGAGTTGCCCTCTGTGCCAGACACACTACCAACTGCATCTGCTGGTGCCAATACCTCAGCATCTGAGGACATTGACTTTGATGATCTTTCCCGGAGATTTGAagagctgaaaaagaaaacatag
- the IST1 gene encoding IST1 homolog isoform X2, producing MLGSGFKAERLRVNLRLVINRLKLLEKKKTELAQKARKEIADYLAAGKDERARIRVEHIIREDYLVEAMEILELYCDLLLARFGLIQSMKELDSGLAESVSTLIWAAPRLQSEVAELKIVADQLCAKYSKEYGKLCRTNQIGTVNDRLMHKLSVEAPPKILVERYLIEIAKNYNVPYEPDSVVMAEAPPGVETDLIDVGFTDDVKKGGPGRGGGGGFTAPVGVPDGTLPMPMPMPMPSPSTPFSYPLPKGPSDFNGLPVGTYQAFPSIHPPQIPATPPSYESIVGPGPKPEASAKPPSRPVDSYDNFVLPELPSVPDTLPTASAGANTSASEDIDFDDLSRRFEELKKKT from the exons ATGCTGGGCTCTGGGTTTAAAGCCGAGCGTTTACGAGTCAATTTGAGATTAGTCATAAATCGTCTTAAactattggagaaaaaaaaaa CGGAACTGGcccagaaagcaaggaaagagaTTGCTGACTATCTGGCTGCTGGGAAAGATGAACGAGCTCGGATCCGAGTGGAGCACATTATCCGAGAAGACTACCTTGTGGAGGCCATGGAGATCCTGGAGCTGTACTGTGACCTGCTGCTGGCTCGGTTTGGCCTCATCCAGTCTATGAA aGAGTTAGATTCTGGTCTGGCTGAATCTGTGTCTACACTGATTTGGGCTGCTCCTCGACTCCAATCAGAAGTGGCTGAGTTGAAAATA GTTGCTGATCAACTCTGTGCCAAGTATAGCAAGGAATATGGCAAGTTATGTAGGACCAACCAGATTGGAACTGTGAATGACAGG TTGATGCACAAACTGAGTGTGGAAGCCCCACCCAAAATCCTTGTGGAGAGATACCTGATTGAAATTGCCAAGAACTACAATGTGCCCTATGAGCCTGACTCTGTGGTCATG GCAGAAGCTCCACCTGGAGTAGAGACAGATCTTATTGATGTTGGATTCACAGATGATGTGAAGAAAGGGGGCCctggaagaggaggtgggggcgggtTCACAGCACCAGTTGGTGTACCTGATGGAACACTGCCAATGCCCATGCCCATGCCCATGCCGTCTCCAAGTACTCCTTTCTCATACCCGCTTCCGAAGGGACCA TCGGATTTCAATGGATTGCCAGTGGGAACTTATCAGGCCTTTCCCAGTATTCATCCACCTCAGATACCAGCAACTCCCCCATCATATGAATCT ATTGTTG GTCCGGGACCCAAGCCAGAGGCTTCTGCAAAGCCCCCTTCCAGACCCGTGGATAGCTATGACAACTTTGTACTCCCAGAGTTGCCCTCTGTGCCAGACACACTACCAACTGCATCTGCTGGTGCCAATACCTCAGCATCTGAGGACATTGACTTTGATGATCTTTCCCGGAGATTTGAagagctgaaaaagaaaacatag